One Tachypleus tridentatus isolate NWPU-2018 chromosome 3, ASM421037v1, whole genome shotgun sequence DNA window includes the following coding sequences:
- the LOC143247112 gene encoding WW domain-containing adapter protein with coiled-coil-like isoform X1, producing MTLIDVYCPGCIMVFCLYKMMLIFDKNEAHSFENTDGYIRKSSCSANYNKKMRNSPDGNSRGRSASPDSRHSPRHLKLYPHRLKERDNTERNFGRTPSVKDRRSSGSGSSVGSKMHHLPPSYNSTPSHRSEISPGASNRSNHDRIPTEEKERRHQIADWSEHISSSGKKYYYNCKTEVSQWEKPKEWCEWEKKQGVYRPSNESSRTKDRSVERQTPSTTGSRSTERHSSRTEKNTHSIPQEHQFPPSSTIPSPVKPSSSGVHNAEHSSNIQSSLRDEPAHPQSGNKSSKHDRKESLQRKASETEEEVQDVDVSPDSSSGRTTANSYQDYRNNNSRNQIPIISSSSQHPSSMQLALQGAQPQLLSPSQVTLTNLPKLISQLAGTKGLPNLSELSPQEALKTIQQALQLTKQVTSLAHTAGSLSRSPHASGSGSQAESALQKGFFSTSHLQQTSHSSHLNNLIQLMDSQLLHPTVDGQGDVEKGQASPGSDYSSHSSRRGSPTSSMSSLQSISGTGTSSLSSAVLKHTVPSLTTSLANYCSEDLISHIIGWQADHAERQANRYSEECHVIGNLNCTKVSAELKMVRSLVRLGEIQATLQEQRILFLRQQIKELEDLKSQNLFMSVTP from the exons ATGACGTTGATTGATGTTTACTGTCCCGGATGTATTATGGTGTTTTGTCTGTATAAAATGATGCT GATCTTTGACAAAAACGAAGCCCATTCATTTGAG AACACTGATGGTTATATTAGAAAATCAAGCTGTAGTGCAAATTATAACAAGAAGATGCGTAATTCACCAGATGGAAATAGTCGAGGAAGAAGTGCTAGCCCTGATAGTCGACACAGCCCTCGACATCTTAAATTGTATCCTCATAGACTTAAGGAAAGAGATAATACAGAAAGAA ATTTTGGTAGGACTCCTTCTGTTAAAGACCGCAGGAGCAGCGGTAGTGGTTCTAGCGTTGGAAGCAAAATGCACCACTTGCCACCATCATATAATTCAACTCCATCCCATCGATCAGAAATATCTCCTGGTGCTTCAAATCGTAGTAATCATGATAGGATTCCCACAGAG gaAAAGGAAAGAAGGCATCAGATTGCTGATTGGTCAGAACACATCAGTTCGTCAGggaagaaatattattataattgcaAGACAGAAGTTTCTCAGTGGGAAAAACCAAAGGAGTGGTGTGAGTGGGAAAA GAAACAAGGTGTGTATAGACCTTCAAATGAGTCCAGTAGAACTAAAGACAGGTCAGTGGAGAGACAAACCCCCTCAACTACTGGATCTAGGT CCACAGAAAGACATTCCAgtagaacagaaaaaaataccCATAGTATACCACAAGAACACCAGTTTCCACCCTCCTCTACTATTCCCTCACCGGTGAAACCCAGCAGCTCTGGTGTTCACAATGCAGAACATAGCAGCAACATTCAAAGCTCTCTGAGAGATGAACCAGCACATCCTCAAAGTGGAAACAAATCTTCAAAACATGACAGAAAAGAGAGTCTTCAAAGAAAAGCTAGTGAAA CTGAAGAAGAAGTgcaagatgtggatgtttcaccTGACAGCAGTAGTGGCAGAACCACTGCTAACAGCTACCAAGACTATCGAAACAACAACAGTAGAAACCAGATTCCCATCATATCTTCAAGTAGCCAGCATCCCTCGAGTATGCAGCTTGCACTCCAAGGTGCCCAGCCTCAACTGCTATCGCCGTCCCAAGTCACATTAACTAACCTACCTAAACTAATAAGCCAGCTAGCTGGAACCAAGGGGTTACCTAACCTCTCTGAGCTATCTCCCCAAGAAG CTCTGAAGACCATTCAGCAAGCCTTGCAGTTAACAAAACAAGTGACTAGTCTAGCACATACAG CAGGTAGTTTAAGTCGGTCACCACATGCATCAGGATCAGGTAGCCAAGCTGAATCTGCTTTGCAGAAAGGATTCTTTTCCACCAGTCATTTACAACAGACAAGCCACAGCTCACATTTGAATAACTTGATACAGCTTATGGATTCTCAGCTTTTACATCCCACAGTTGATGGCCAAGGTGATGTAGAGAAGGGTCAAGCCTCACCTGGATCAGATTATAGTTCTCATTCTTCAAG ACGAGGTAGTCCCACATCTAGTATGAGCAGTCTACAAAGTATCAGTGGCACAGGAACCAGTTCTCTATCATCTGCAGTGCTGAAACACACAGTGCCCAGTTTAACAACTTCTTTGGCTAACTACTGCTCAGAAGATTTAATTTCTCATATCATAGGCTGGCAAGCTGATCATGCAGAAAGACAG GCTAACCGTTACAGTGAAGAATGTCATGTGATAGGAAACCTTAACTGTACCAAAGTTTCAGCTGAGCTCAAGATGGTCAGGTCTCTGGTCAGGTTAGGAGAAATTCAAGCTACTTTACAAGAACAAAG aatactTTTCCTCAGACAACAGATAAAAGAACTGGAAGATctaaaaagtcaaaatttattTATGTCTGTCACTCCTTAA
- the LOC143247112 gene encoding WW domain-containing adapter protein with coiled-coil-like isoform X5: MQGNFQDSVMGSLTKTKPIHLRKSSCSANYNKKMRNSPDGNSRGRSASPDSRHSPRHLKLYPHRLKERDNTERNFGRTPSVKDRRSSGSGSSVGSKMHHLPPSYNSTPSHRSEISPGASNRSNHDRIPTEEKERRHQIADWSEHISSSGKKYYYNCKTEVSQWEKPKEWCEWEKKQGVYRPSNESSRTKDRSVERQTPSTTGSRSTERHSSRTEKNTHSIPQEHQFPPSSTIPSPVKPSSSGVHNAEHSSNIQSSLRDEPAHPQSGNKSSKHDRKESLQRKASETEEEVQDVDVSPDSSSGRTTANSYQDYRNNNSRNQIPIISSSSQHPSSMQLALQGAQPQLLSPSQVTLTNLPKLISQLAGTKGLPNLSELSPQEALKTIQQALQLTKQVTSLAHTAGSLSRSPHASGSGSQAESALQKGFFSTSHLQQTSHSSHLNNLIQLMDSQLLHPTVDGQGDVEKGQASPGSDYSSHSSRRGSPTSSMSSLQSISGTGTSSLSSAVLKHTVPSLTTSLANYCSEDLISHIIGWQADHAERQANRYSEECHVIGNLNCTKVSAELKMVRSLVRLGEIQATLQEQRILFLRQQIKELEDLKSQNLFMSVTP; the protein is encoded by the exons ATGCAAGGAAACTTCCAAGACTCAGTGATGG GATCTTTGACAAAAACGAAGCCCATTCATTTGAG AAAATCAAGCTGTAGTGCAAATTATAACAAGAAGATGCGTAATTCACCAGATGGAAATAGTCGAGGAAGAAGTGCTAGCCCTGATAGTCGACACAGCCCTCGACATCTTAAATTGTATCCTCATAGACTTAAGGAAAGAGATAATACAGAAAGAA ATTTTGGTAGGACTCCTTCTGTTAAAGACCGCAGGAGCAGCGGTAGTGGTTCTAGCGTTGGAAGCAAAATGCACCACTTGCCACCATCATATAATTCAACTCCATCCCATCGATCAGAAATATCTCCTGGTGCTTCAAATCGTAGTAATCATGATAGGATTCCCACAGAG gaAAAGGAAAGAAGGCATCAGATTGCTGATTGGTCAGAACACATCAGTTCGTCAGggaagaaatattattataattgcaAGACAGAAGTTTCTCAGTGGGAAAAACCAAAGGAGTGGTGTGAGTGGGAAAA GAAACAAGGTGTGTATAGACCTTCAAATGAGTCCAGTAGAACTAAAGACAGGTCAGTGGAGAGACAAACCCCCTCAACTACTGGATCTAGGT CCACAGAAAGACATTCCAgtagaacagaaaaaaataccCATAGTATACCACAAGAACACCAGTTTCCACCCTCCTCTACTATTCCCTCACCGGTGAAACCCAGCAGCTCTGGTGTTCACAATGCAGAACATAGCAGCAACATTCAAAGCTCTCTGAGAGATGAACCAGCACATCCTCAAAGTGGAAACAAATCTTCAAAACATGACAGAAAAGAGAGTCTTCAAAGAAAAGCTAGTGAAA CTGAAGAAGAAGTgcaagatgtggatgtttcaccTGACAGCAGTAGTGGCAGAACCACTGCTAACAGCTACCAAGACTATCGAAACAACAACAGTAGAAACCAGATTCCCATCATATCTTCAAGTAGCCAGCATCCCTCGAGTATGCAGCTTGCACTCCAAGGTGCCCAGCCTCAACTGCTATCGCCGTCCCAAGTCACATTAACTAACCTACCTAAACTAATAAGCCAGCTAGCTGGAACCAAGGGGTTACCTAACCTCTCTGAGCTATCTCCCCAAGAAG CTCTGAAGACCATTCAGCAAGCCTTGCAGTTAACAAAACAAGTGACTAGTCTAGCACATACAG CAGGTAGTTTAAGTCGGTCACCACATGCATCAGGATCAGGTAGCCAAGCTGAATCTGCTTTGCAGAAAGGATTCTTTTCCACCAGTCATTTACAACAGACAAGCCACAGCTCACATTTGAATAACTTGATACAGCTTATGGATTCTCAGCTTTTACATCCCACAGTTGATGGCCAAGGTGATGTAGAGAAGGGTCAAGCCTCACCTGGATCAGATTATAGTTCTCATTCTTCAAG ACGAGGTAGTCCCACATCTAGTATGAGCAGTCTACAAAGTATCAGTGGCACAGGAACCAGTTCTCTATCATCTGCAGTGCTGAAACACACAGTGCCCAGTTTAACAACTTCTTTGGCTAACTACTGCTCAGAAGATTTAATTTCTCATATCATAGGCTGGCAAGCTGATCATGCAGAAAGACAG GCTAACCGTTACAGTGAAGAATGTCATGTGATAGGAAACCTTAACTGTACCAAAGTTTCAGCTGAGCTCAAGATGGTCAGGTCTCTGGTCAGGTTAGGAGAAATTCAAGCTACTTTACAAGAACAAAG aatactTTTCCTCAGACAACAGATAAAAGAACTGGAAGATctaaaaagtcaaaatttattTATGTCTGTCACTCCTTAA
- the LOC143247112 gene encoding WW domain-containing adapter protein with coiled-coil-like isoform X2 — MTLIDVYCPGCIMVFCLYKMMLIFDKNEAHSFENTDGYIRKSSCSANYNKKMRNSPDGNSRGRSASPDSRHSPRHLKLYPHRLKERDNTERNFGRTPSVKDRRSSGSGSSVGSKMHHLPPSYNSTPSHRSEISPGASNRSNHDRIPTEEKERRHQIADWSEHISSSGKKYYYNCKTEVSQWEKPKEWCEWEKKQGVYRPSNESSRTKDRSVERQTPSTTGSRSTERHSSRTEKNTHSIPQEHQFPPSSTIPSPVKPSSSGVHNAEHSSNIQSSLRDEPAHPQSGNKSSKHDRKESLQRKASETEEEVQDVDVSPDSSSGRTTANSYQDYRNNNSRNQIPIISSSSQHPSSMQLALQGAQPQLLSPSQVTLTNLPKLISQLAGTKGLPNLSELSPQEALKTIQQALQLTKQVTSLAHTGSLSRSPHASGSGSQAESALQKGFFSTSHLQQTSHSSHLNNLIQLMDSQLLHPTVDGQGDVEKGQASPGSDYSSHSSRRGSPTSSMSSLQSISGTGTSSLSSAVLKHTVPSLTTSLANYCSEDLISHIIGWQADHAERQANRYSEECHVIGNLNCTKVSAELKMVRSLVRLGEIQATLQEQRILFLRQQIKELEDLKSQNLFMSVTP; from the exons ATGACGTTGATTGATGTTTACTGTCCCGGATGTATTATGGTGTTTTGTCTGTATAAAATGATGCT GATCTTTGACAAAAACGAAGCCCATTCATTTGAG AACACTGATGGTTATATTAGAAAATCAAGCTGTAGTGCAAATTATAACAAGAAGATGCGTAATTCACCAGATGGAAATAGTCGAGGAAGAAGTGCTAGCCCTGATAGTCGACACAGCCCTCGACATCTTAAATTGTATCCTCATAGACTTAAGGAAAGAGATAATACAGAAAGAA ATTTTGGTAGGACTCCTTCTGTTAAAGACCGCAGGAGCAGCGGTAGTGGTTCTAGCGTTGGAAGCAAAATGCACCACTTGCCACCATCATATAATTCAACTCCATCCCATCGATCAGAAATATCTCCTGGTGCTTCAAATCGTAGTAATCATGATAGGATTCCCACAGAG gaAAAGGAAAGAAGGCATCAGATTGCTGATTGGTCAGAACACATCAGTTCGTCAGggaagaaatattattataattgcaAGACAGAAGTTTCTCAGTGGGAAAAACCAAAGGAGTGGTGTGAGTGGGAAAA GAAACAAGGTGTGTATAGACCTTCAAATGAGTCCAGTAGAACTAAAGACAGGTCAGTGGAGAGACAAACCCCCTCAACTACTGGATCTAGGT CCACAGAAAGACATTCCAgtagaacagaaaaaaataccCATAGTATACCACAAGAACACCAGTTTCCACCCTCCTCTACTATTCCCTCACCGGTGAAACCCAGCAGCTCTGGTGTTCACAATGCAGAACATAGCAGCAACATTCAAAGCTCTCTGAGAGATGAACCAGCACATCCTCAAAGTGGAAACAAATCTTCAAAACATGACAGAAAAGAGAGTCTTCAAAGAAAAGCTAGTGAAA CTGAAGAAGAAGTgcaagatgtggatgtttcaccTGACAGCAGTAGTGGCAGAACCACTGCTAACAGCTACCAAGACTATCGAAACAACAACAGTAGAAACCAGATTCCCATCATATCTTCAAGTAGCCAGCATCCCTCGAGTATGCAGCTTGCACTCCAAGGTGCCCAGCCTCAACTGCTATCGCCGTCCCAAGTCACATTAACTAACCTACCTAAACTAATAAGCCAGCTAGCTGGAACCAAGGGGTTACCTAACCTCTCTGAGCTATCTCCCCAAGAAG CTCTGAAGACCATTCAGCAAGCCTTGCAGTTAACAAAACAAGTGACTAGTCTAGCACATACAG GTAGTTTAAGTCGGTCACCACATGCATCAGGATCAGGTAGCCAAGCTGAATCTGCTTTGCAGAAAGGATTCTTTTCCACCAGTCATTTACAACAGACAAGCCACAGCTCACATTTGAATAACTTGATACAGCTTATGGATTCTCAGCTTTTACATCCCACAGTTGATGGCCAAGGTGATGTAGAGAAGGGTCAAGCCTCACCTGGATCAGATTATAGTTCTCATTCTTCAAG ACGAGGTAGTCCCACATCTAGTATGAGCAGTCTACAAAGTATCAGTGGCACAGGAACCAGTTCTCTATCATCTGCAGTGCTGAAACACACAGTGCCCAGTTTAACAACTTCTTTGGCTAACTACTGCTCAGAAGATTTAATTTCTCATATCATAGGCTGGCAAGCTGATCATGCAGAAAGACAG GCTAACCGTTACAGTGAAGAATGTCATGTGATAGGAAACCTTAACTGTACCAAAGTTTCAGCTGAGCTCAAGATGGTCAGGTCTCTGGTCAGGTTAGGAGAAATTCAAGCTACTTTACAAGAACAAAG aatactTTTCCTCAGACAACAGATAAAAGAACTGGAAGATctaaaaagtcaaaatttattTATGTCTGTCACTCCTTAA
- the LOC143247112 gene encoding WW domain-containing adapter protein with coiled-coil-like isoform X4 has translation MFFTFFFVFLPVWLLSGSLTKTKPIHLRKSSCSANYNKKMRNSPDGNSRGRSASPDSRHSPRHLKLYPHRLKERDNTERNFGRTPSVKDRRSSGSGSSVGSKMHHLPPSYNSTPSHRSEISPGASNRSNHDRIPTEEKERRHQIADWSEHISSSGKKYYYNCKTEVSQWEKPKEWCEWEKKQGVYRPSNESSRTKDRSVERQTPSTTGSRSTERHSSRTEKNTHSIPQEHQFPPSSTIPSPVKPSSSGVHNAEHSSNIQSSLRDEPAHPQSGNKSSKHDRKESLQRKASETEEEVQDVDVSPDSSSGRTTANSYQDYRNNNSRNQIPIISSSSQHPSSMQLALQGAQPQLLSPSQVTLTNLPKLISQLAGTKGLPNLSELSPQEALKTIQQALQLTKQVTSLAHTAGSLSRSPHASGSGSQAESALQKGFFSTSHLQQTSHSSHLNNLIQLMDSQLLHPTVDGQGDVEKGQASPGSDYSSHSSRRGSPTSSMSSLQSISGTGTSSLSSAVLKHTVPSLTTSLANYCSEDLISHIIGWQADHAERQANRYSEECHVIGNLNCTKVSAELKMVRSLVRLGEIQATLQEQRILFLRQQIKELEDLKSQNLFMSVTP, from the exons ATgttctttactttcttttttgtctttctcCCTGTTTGGTTGTTATCAGGATCTTTGACAAAAACGAAGCCCATTCATTTGAG AAAATCAAGCTGTAGTGCAAATTATAACAAGAAGATGCGTAATTCACCAGATGGAAATAGTCGAGGAAGAAGTGCTAGCCCTGATAGTCGACACAGCCCTCGACATCTTAAATTGTATCCTCATAGACTTAAGGAAAGAGATAATACAGAAAGAA ATTTTGGTAGGACTCCTTCTGTTAAAGACCGCAGGAGCAGCGGTAGTGGTTCTAGCGTTGGAAGCAAAATGCACCACTTGCCACCATCATATAATTCAACTCCATCCCATCGATCAGAAATATCTCCTGGTGCTTCAAATCGTAGTAATCATGATAGGATTCCCACAGAG gaAAAGGAAAGAAGGCATCAGATTGCTGATTGGTCAGAACACATCAGTTCGTCAGggaagaaatattattataattgcaAGACAGAAGTTTCTCAGTGGGAAAAACCAAAGGAGTGGTGTGAGTGGGAAAA GAAACAAGGTGTGTATAGACCTTCAAATGAGTCCAGTAGAACTAAAGACAGGTCAGTGGAGAGACAAACCCCCTCAACTACTGGATCTAGGT CCACAGAAAGACATTCCAgtagaacagaaaaaaataccCATAGTATACCACAAGAACACCAGTTTCCACCCTCCTCTACTATTCCCTCACCGGTGAAACCCAGCAGCTCTGGTGTTCACAATGCAGAACATAGCAGCAACATTCAAAGCTCTCTGAGAGATGAACCAGCACATCCTCAAAGTGGAAACAAATCTTCAAAACATGACAGAAAAGAGAGTCTTCAAAGAAAAGCTAGTGAAA CTGAAGAAGAAGTgcaagatgtggatgtttcaccTGACAGCAGTAGTGGCAGAACCACTGCTAACAGCTACCAAGACTATCGAAACAACAACAGTAGAAACCAGATTCCCATCATATCTTCAAGTAGCCAGCATCCCTCGAGTATGCAGCTTGCACTCCAAGGTGCCCAGCCTCAACTGCTATCGCCGTCCCAAGTCACATTAACTAACCTACCTAAACTAATAAGCCAGCTAGCTGGAACCAAGGGGTTACCTAACCTCTCTGAGCTATCTCCCCAAGAAG CTCTGAAGACCATTCAGCAAGCCTTGCAGTTAACAAAACAAGTGACTAGTCTAGCACATACAG CAGGTAGTTTAAGTCGGTCACCACATGCATCAGGATCAGGTAGCCAAGCTGAATCTGCTTTGCAGAAAGGATTCTTTTCCACCAGTCATTTACAACAGACAAGCCACAGCTCACATTTGAATAACTTGATACAGCTTATGGATTCTCAGCTTTTACATCCCACAGTTGATGGCCAAGGTGATGTAGAGAAGGGTCAAGCCTCACCTGGATCAGATTATAGTTCTCATTCTTCAAG ACGAGGTAGTCCCACATCTAGTATGAGCAGTCTACAAAGTATCAGTGGCACAGGAACCAGTTCTCTATCATCTGCAGTGCTGAAACACACAGTGCCCAGTTTAACAACTTCTTTGGCTAACTACTGCTCAGAAGATTTAATTTCTCATATCATAGGCTGGCAAGCTGATCATGCAGAAAGACAG GCTAACCGTTACAGTGAAGAATGTCATGTGATAGGAAACCTTAACTGTACCAAAGTTTCAGCTGAGCTCAAGATGGTCAGGTCTCTGGTCAGGTTAGGAGAAATTCAAGCTACTTTACAAGAACAAAG aatactTTTCCTCAGACAACAGATAAAAGAACTGGAAGATctaaaaagtcaaaatttattTATGTCTGTCACTCCTTAA
- the LOC143247112 gene encoding WW domain-containing adapter protein with coiled-coil-like isoform X3, whose amino-acid sequence MVMHARKLPRLSDGIFDKNEAHSFENTDGYIRKSSCSANYNKKMRNSPDGNSRGRSASPDSRHSPRHLKLYPHRLKERDNTERNFGRTPSVKDRRSSGSGSSVGSKMHHLPPSYNSTPSHRSEISPGASNRSNHDRIPTEEKERRHQIADWSEHISSSGKKYYYNCKTEVSQWEKPKEWCEWEKKQGVYRPSNESSRTKDRSVERQTPSTTGSRSTERHSSRTEKNTHSIPQEHQFPPSSTIPSPVKPSSSGVHNAEHSSNIQSSLRDEPAHPQSGNKSSKHDRKESLQRKASETEEEVQDVDVSPDSSSGRTTANSYQDYRNNNSRNQIPIISSSSQHPSSMQLALQGAQPQLLSPSQVTLTNLPKLISQLAGTKGLPNLSELSPQEALKTIQQALQLTKQVTSLAHTAGSLSRSPHASGSGSQAESALQKGFFSTSHLQQTSHSSHLNNLIQLMDSQLLHPTVDGQGDVEKGQASPGSDYSSHSSRRGSPTSSMSSLQSISGTGTSSLSSAVLKHTVPSLTTSLANYCSEDLISHIIGWQADHAERQANRYSEECHVIGNLNCTKVSAELKMVRSLVRLGEIQATLQEQRILFLRQQIKELEDLKSQNLFMSVTP is encoded by the exons ATGGTAATGCATGCAAGGAAACTTCCAAGACTCAGTGATGG GATCTTTGACAAAAACGAAGCCCATTCATTTGAG AACACTGATGGTTATATTAGAAAATCAAGCTGTAGTGCAAATTATAACAAGAAGATGCGTAATTCACCAGATGGAAATAGTCGAGGAAGAAGTGCTAGCCCTGATAGTCGACACAGCCCTCGACATCTTAAATTGTATCCTCATAGACTTAAGGAAAGAGATAATACAGAAAGAA ATTTTGGTAGGACTCCTTCTGTTAAAGACCGCAGGAGCAGCGGTAGTGGTTCTAGCGTTGGAAGCAAAATGCACCACTTGCCACCATCATATAATTCAACTCCATCCCATCGATCAGAAATATCTCCTGGTGCTTCAAATCGTAGTAATCATGATAGGATTCCCACAGAG gaAAAGGAAAGAAGGCATCAGATTGCTGATTGGTCAGAACACATCAGTTCGTCAGggaagaaatattattataattgcaAGACAGAAGTTTCTCAGTGGGAAAAACCAAAGGAGTGGTGTGAGTGGGAAAA GAAACAAGGTGTGTATAGACCTTCAAATGAGTCCAGTAGAACTAAAGACAGGTCAGTGGAGAGACAAACCCCCTCAACTACTGGATCTAGGT CCACAGAAAGACATTCCAgtagaacagaaaaaaataccCATAGTATACCACAAGAACACCAGTTTCCACCCTCCTCTACTATTCCCTCACCGGTGAAACCCAGCAGCTCTGGTGTTCACAATGCAGAACATAGCAGCAACATTCAAAGCTCTCTGAGAGATGAACCAGCACATCCTCAAAGTGGAAACAAATCTTCAAAACATGACAGAAAAGAGAGTCTTCAAAGAAAAGCTAGTGAAA CTGAAGAAGAAGTgcaagatgtggatgtttcaccTGACAGCAGTAGTGGCAGAACCACTGCTAACAGCTACCAAGACTATCGAAACAACAACAGTAGAAACCAGATTCCCATCATATCTTCAAGTAGCCAGCATCCCTCGAGTATGCAGCTTGCACTCCAAGGTGCCCAGCCTCAACTGCTATCGCCGTCCCAAGTCACATTAACTAACCTACCTAAACTAATAAGCCAGCTAGCTGGAACCAAGGGGTTACCTAACCTCTCTGAGCTATCTCCCCAAGAAG CTCTGAAGACCATTCAGCAAGCCTTGCAGTTAACAAAACAAGTGACTAGTCTAGCACATACAG CAGGTAGTTTAAGTCGGTCACCACATGCATCAGGATCAGGTAGCCAAGCTGAATCTGCTTTGCAGAAAGGATTCTTTTCCACCAGTCATTTACAACAGACAAGCCACAGCTCACATTTGAATAACTTGATACAGCTTATGGATTCTCAGCTTTTACATCCCACAGTTGATGGCCAAGGTGATGTAGAGAAGGGTCAAGCCTCACCTGGATCAGATTATAGTTCTCATTCTTCAAG ACGAGGTAGTCCCACATCTAGTATGAGCAGTCTACAAAGTATCAGTGGCACAGGAACCAGTTCTCTATCATCTGCAGTGCTGAAACACACAGTGCCCAGTTTAACAACTTCTTTGGCTAACTACTGCTCAGAAGATTTAATTTCTCATATCATAGGCTGGCAAGCTGATCATGCAGAAAGACAG GCTAACCGTTACAGTGAAGAATGTCATGTGATAGGAAACCTTAACTGTACCAAAGTTTCAGCTGAGCTCAAGATGGTCAGGTCTCTGGTCAGGTTAGGAGAAATTCAAGCTACTTTACAAGAACAAAG aatactTTTCCTCAGACAACAGATAAAAGAACTGGAAGATctaaaaagtcaaaatttattTATGTCTGTCACTCCTTAA